The following are encoded in a window of Lates calcarifer isolate ASB-BC8 unplaced genomic scaffold, TLL_Latcal_v3 _unitig_5449_quiver_691, whole genome shotgun sequence genomic DNA:
- the arhgap15 gene encoding rho GTPase-activating protein 15, which translates to MAGTRVTNIQSAAKQQPLIQPPQRSSAAQGAVQMRIKNSQSPGDRLSQSKSMVLQESDLPQKPISRHRRNQSQHNVVIAGAAAFEPFVELKGEQLNVAKISESGKKQRKNWTSMWTVLTSDQLLFYKDKQQETGQKSGGKTDVVQLGGALIEWTTEKSSRKNVFQITTNTGSEYLLQVENHSTASKWHDAIKRAIDSSTKADGGFSLRRSNSTEYLPRHSSLPGYGSASPNTKQRNPAHRRSINMFGSSKLKHSTSDSADKNGVKNRLKKFIIRRPSMKTLQEKGLIKDRVFGCHLSTLCEREGTTVPKFVKICLDAVDKRGLQVDGIYRVSGNLATIQKLRFIVDQEEELDLDHSQWEDIHVITGALKMFFRELPEPLFPFRFFQPLVEAVKIKETKHKIQAVKKLIQDLPKPNHDTMKLLFSHLHRVLGYSRKNLMSTQGIGIVFGPTLMWPELDAGNMAVNMVYQNQIVEFILIESQEIFNLDRK; encoded by the exons ATGGCAGGTACAAG GGTCACAAACATTCAGAGCGCCGCCAAGCAGCAGCCGCTGATTCAGCCTCCACAGCGCAGCTCAGCAGCACAGGGAGCTGTGCAGATGCGTATTAAGAATTCACAGAGTCCTGGAGACCGCCTGAGCCAGTCCAAGTCCATGGTCCTGCAGGAGTCCGACCTGCCTCAGAAACCT ATCTCTCGGCATCGCAGGAATCAGTCTCAGCACAACGTCGTCATCGCAGGAGCTGCTGCGTTCGAACCGTTT gtggagCTGAAAGGTGAACAGCTGAATGTGGCTAAAATCTCAGAGAGTGggaaaaagcagaggaagaacTGGACTTCAATGTGGACTGTGCTGACCTCAGaccagctgctgttttacaaagacaaacaacaagagACTGGTCAG AAATCAGGAGGTAAGACAGATGTGGTCCAGCTGGGCGGAGCTCTTATTGAGTGGACGACAGAGAAGTCGAGCAGGAAAAACGTCTTCCAG atcacaacaaacacaggaagcGAGTACCTCCTTCAGGTTGAGAATCACTCCACTGCCAGCAAATGGCATGATGCCATCAAAAGGGCCATCGACTCTTCA ACTAAAGCAGACGGAGGTTTTTCCCTGCGGAGGTCAAACAGCACAGAGTACCTGCCCAGACACAGCTCCCTACCTGGATATGGCTCAGCCTCCCCCAACACCAAGCAGCGTAACCCAGCCCACAGACGCTCCATCA ACATGTTTGGCAGCTCAAAGCTGAAACACAGTACCTCAGACAGTGCTGATAAGAACGGAGTGAAGAACAGACTGAAGAAGTTCATCATCAGACGTCCGTCCATGAAGACGCTACAGGAGAAAGGCCTCATCAAAg ATCGAGTGTTTGGCTGCCATCTGTCAACTCTCTGTGAACGTGAAGGAACCACTGTGCCGAAGTTTGTTAAGATCTGTTTGGATGCAGTCGATAAACGAG gtctGCAGGTTGATGGGATTTACAGAGTCAGTGGAAATCTAGCAACAATCCAAAAACTTCGCTTCATTGTCGATCAAG AGGAAGAACTGGATCTGGACCACAGTCAGTGGGAGGACATCCACGTCATCACAGGAGCCCTCAAGATGTTTTTCCGTGAACTCCCCGAACCACTGTTCCCCTTCAGGTTCTTCCAGCCACTTGTGGAGGCTGTCA AGATCaaagaaaccaaacacaaaattcaGGCTGTGAAGaaactgatccaggatctgCCCAAACCCAACCATGACACCATGAAGCTGCTGTTCAGCCACCTGCACAG aGTACTGGGCTATTCCAGGAAGAATCTGATGTCCACTCAGGGCATCGGTATCGTGTTTGGCCCAACACTGATGTGGCCTGAGCTGGATGCAGGAAACATGGCAGTCAACATGGTCTACCAGAACCAGATTGTGGAGTTCATCCTCATTGAGAGCCAAGAAATCTTCAACTTGGACAGGAAGTAA